One Maribacter sp. HTCC2170 genomic window, AACAAGAAAGTAATTCTTATGATATTGGATGGTTGGGGAACATCTCCTGACCCTAAAGTTTCGGCAATTGATAATGCCAAAACACCATATATAGACGCTTTATACTCTAAATACCCAAATGCTGCCTTACGTACAGACGGTTTAAATGTTGGCTTACCCGATGGTCAAATGGGAAATAGTGAAGTTGGGCATATGAATTTAGGTGCCGGAAGAATTGTTTATCAAGAACTAACAAGAATCAATCTTGCCATTGAAAACAACACATTAAAAGATGAAAAAGTATTGGTTGATGCTTTTGACTATGCCAAGGCCAATAATAAGAAAGTTCATTTCTTAGGACTATTGAGTAACGGTGGAGTACACTCTCACATAAACCATTTAAAGGGGTTATTAAGTGCTGCCAAGGATAATAACCTTGACAACGTTTATGTACATGCTTTTACTGATGGAAGAGATGTGGATCCCAAATCAGGCGCTTCATTTGTTGCCGACTTAGAAGACCATATGGCGAAAACTACTGGGAAAATTGCCACAGTTACAGGTCGTTACTATGCCATGGATCGTGATAATCGTTGGGAAAGGGTAAAACTTGCTTATGATGTTATTGTCAATGGTGATGGGCAATTGACGGATAATGTTGTCAATAGCTTAAAATCGAGCTATGCCAATGATGTTACCGATGAATTTATCAAACCTTTAGTGGCCGATAAGAATGGAATCGTTGAAGAAGATGATGTAATTATCTTTTTCAACTTTAGAACAGATCGTGGTAGAGAGTTAACCAATATGTTATCTCAAAACGATTTCCCTGAAGACAACACTAAAAAATTATCATTGCATTATGTTACTATGACTAATTATGATGATAGTTTTAAAGGTATTAATGTAATATTCAATAAGGACAATATAACTGAAACCATTGGCGAAGTTTTATCTAAGGCAGGTAAAAAGCAAATTAGAATAGCCGAAACGGAAAAATATCCGCATGTAACTTTCTTTTTCTCAGGTGGTCAAGAAGAACCATTTGAAGGTGAAAGCAGAATTTTAAGAAATTCTCCCAAAGTAGCAACTTATGACCTAAAGCCAGAAATGAGTGCTTATGAATTAAGAGATGCTTTAGTTGAGGATTTAAAAAAGCAAGAGGCAGATTTTGTTTGCCTTAATTTTGCAAATGGTGATATGGTAGGACATACAGGTATTATGGAAGCAGCTATAAAAGCTTGTGAAGCCGTGGATATCTGTGTAAAAGATGTGGTAGAAACTGGGTTAGAGAACGGATACTCTACCCTATTAATTGCTGATCACGGTAATTGCGAAACTATGATCAATCCAGACGGTTCACCTCATACGGCACATACAACTAATCCTGTTCCTGTAATTTTAATAGATAAAAATTTAAAAGAGATTAAAGACGGGGTATTGGGTGATGTTGCTCCAACAATTTTAGAATTGATTGGAATTGAACAACCTAAAGCTATGACCGGAAAGTCCTTGATTTAGTAAATCTACAAGATTGTTTTACCTTTGCCAGCTATGATAAAAATCAAAACATCTGAAGAGATTGAGCTAATGCGCGAAAGCGCCTTAGTTGTTTCTAAGACTTTAGGTATGCTTGCTTCTGAAATAAAACCAGGGGTAAATGCTCTTTTTCTAGATAAGTTGGCCGAGGAATTCATTAGGGAACAAGGTGCGGAACCAGGGTTTTTGGGTATGTACGACTTTCCCAACACATTGAACATGAGCCCCAATGAACAAGTGGTTCATGGCATTCCCACGAATGAACCCTTGAAAGATGGTGATATTATCTCTGTAGATTGTGGAGCATTAA contains:
- the gpmI gene encoding 2,3-bisphosphoglycerate-independent phosphoglycerate mutase, with translation MNKKVILMILDGWGTSPDPKVSAIDNAKTPYIDALYSKYPNAALRTDGLNVGLPDGQMGNSEVGHMNLGAGRIVYQELTRINLAIENNTLKDEKVLVDAFDYAKANNKKVHFLGLLSNGGVHSHINHLKGLLSAAKDNNLDNVYVHAFTDGRDVDPKSGASFVADLEDHMAKTTGKIATVTGRYYAMDRDNRWERVKLAYDVIVNGDGQLTDNVVNSLKSSYANDVTDEFIKPLVADKNGIVEEDDVIIFFNFRTDRGRELTNMLSQNDFPEDNTKKLSLHYVTMTNYDDSFKGINVIFNKDNITETIGEVLSKAGKKQIRIAETEKYPHVTFFFSGGQEEPFEGESRILRNSPKVATYDLKPEMSAYELRDALVEDLKKQEADFVCLNFANGDMVGHTGIMEAAIKACEAVDICVKDVVETGLENGYSTLLIADHGNCETMINPDGSPHTAHTTNPVPVILIDKNLKEIKDGVLGDVAPTILELIGIEQPKAMTGKSLI